Part of the Micropterus dolomieu isolate WLL.071019.BEF.003 ecotype Adirondacks linkage group LG17, ASM2129224v1, whole genome shotgun sequence genome is shown below.
AGGTGTTGATGCCAAGGTTGAAAACCCTTCTGCAGTTGTTTGGCTGACAGACGGATGGTATGCCATAAAAGCCCTGCTGGATGAACCTTTGACTGCCATGCTTCACAAAGGTCGACTAGCTGTCGGGGGGAAGTTGATCATCCACGGGGCGCAGCTGGTGGGATCACAAGATGCTTGCTCCCCTTTGGAGGCACCTGACTCTCTCATGTTAAAGGTACTTTAAGAGGGAGGTCACACATTATTCTATCTGTCCACAAGGCAACCAAATAACAAGTTGGTTTAGTGATTGTTTATGTGTTTAGATTTGCGCCAATAGCAGCAGACCCGCTCGATGGGATGCTAAACTGGGATTTCACAGGGATCCACGGCCATACCTGcttcctgtctcctgtttgTACAGCAATGGAGGACCAGTAGGATGTGTGGACATCATCATACTGAGAAGCTACCCCATACAAGTGTGTTTAGTCATGCATTGATATATTTTTACTGTTACTACTGGAAATTTGTGTTGTGATCCCTTTTCACCGTATGCTTGTCACATCTTTCAGTGGATGGAGAGGAAACTAGATGGAGGCGTTGTGTTCCGTTCAGTTCGCGCAGAAGAGAAGGAGGCGAGACGATACAACAGCCACAAACAAAAAGCTATGGAGATCCTGTTTGCCAAGATTCAAGCTGAATttgaaaaggaggagaaaagtaGGACTCGTGTTTTCTGCATGTTAAGGACAGGTTGAAATGGAATAAGTTTTAATAAACTGTCATCATCAGGTAACAACAAACCTCAGCGTAGAAGGCAGACAGTCAGTCGTCAGGATATTGCAAGTCTTCAAGATGGAGAGGAGCTCTATGAAGCAGTTGGGGATGACCCAGCTTACCTTGAGGTGATAAGAAATTTGTTTACAGATTGTTGACCTAATTTTGCTAATGAATAGAGTTTTAATTGCACAcctattttatttacattaccAAGGTTCACTTGAGTGAACAGCAGTTGGAGACTCTACATAACTACAGGCGTTCTCTGATGGAAAAGAAGCAGGCTGAACTGCAGGATCGGTACCAACGAGCTGTAGAAAATGCAGAGAACGGCGAAGGTGGCTGTCCTAAGCGAGACGTTACACCTGTGTGGAGACTCTGCTTTGCTGACTCCATGGACCAACCCGGCAGTggtgtgtctttattttttattcattttagatGCACTATggttattaaaatgtatgtacttttgtgtgttaaaatacGGATTTAAAATTATgatgttggggtttttttgtgtgttgttagTTTACCAGTTGAACCTTTGGCGACCGTCCTTGGATCTTCAGTCTCTACTGAAGGAAGGTTGTCGATACAAAGTGTATAACCTTACCACTTCAGATGGAAAGAAACATGGTGGTAGCTCAACTGTTCAGCTGACTGggacaaacaaaacacagtttcagGACATACAGGTACTGTAGAAACTAGCTATCTTGAGAACACTCAAGACACAGATGatggaaattatttattataatttgttttatCATTCAGGCTTCTCCGGAATGGTTATTAACACGTTTTCAACCGAGGGTCTCAACCTCTTTTGTGGATCTTCAAAACCCAGAATTCCAGCCGCTGTGTGGAGAGGTTGATCTCACAGGATATGTCATCAGTATCGTAGATGGACAGGgtaggtgatttttttttttaaccatttctgCTGTAACTATTGTTTACTGAATGATGGTTTGTTTGTGCTTTTGAAACCCAGGTTCCTCTCCTGCATTTTATTTGACTGATGAGAAACTGAACTTTGTTAAAGTGCGCTGTTTTAGCAGCTTGTCTCAGTCTGGCTTAGAAGATGTGGTAAAACCTTGTGTGCTGTTGGCTCTGAGCAACCTGCAGCTGAGAGGTCAGTCCACATCTCCCACTTCTGTTGTGTATGCTGGAGATCTCACTGTCTTCTCAACAAACCCCAAGGAAGTTCATCTACAGGAATCCCTTCACCAACTCAGAAACCTGGTCCAGGTACAGTGCTGAAGTCCCAAACCTGTAAAGCTGCTGACATGCTTCATAAATGGTGCTTACTATTCACTTATTTAAAGATACCTCGTTTGTCAAAGACTGGATGCTCTCATAGCCAAGGAGCTTCATGTTCTGAAGAAATCAAAATTAGAATTGCATTAGCAGTAATTATATCAAGGTACAGGTGCAAATTATGATATACGAAATTAGAAAAGCTGAAAAGCAAAGTTTCTgaaatatttaatcattttgtcatttttactgGGTTAACTTTTAAAAGAAATGCATTTGTAGAAAATGTGGTGGTGAAATAGCAAAGTTTTAGTCATTGCAATCTCCCAAATTTACCTAACAagtattttatacatttttcttACAAACCTACTCTGATCAACATTCTAAAAACCACAGACACAGAACTGTGCATACAGAAACATGAAACGTATAGTATGAGGAATGTAATGGACTAATGATCAGATCCTGGAATTATTGTTAAAagtgattaataataataattattattattattattattattaataataacaaagtaacaaaaaaatgttaaaatgacattACTATTATCTTCATCGTGTTTTTTCAGGGTCAAGAGAACTTCCTTCTTACTGCTGAGGAGAAACTTTCACATTTAGTCAAATGTGATGGCCTGAGCTCCATCTCTTCTCCAGCTCTACAAACAAGGACCCCAGTTTCTACAATGGACAGAAGACGAGAAACAAGAACAAGTGTGGGTTAATGTATTTGCTGTGGTATCTGGGGTTGTTCTAACTACTTCACAttgattaaacatttaaaatgtggttttcttttgttttttttaagcaggTGTCATTTCAGCAGCCAGTCAGAAGTCTTGGATCCTTCACACCCGTCAGCAGGAACCCTCCTGCACCAAACTGTTCAGCAGAGAAAGACCCGAGCAgcctgaagaggaggagagctcTGGACTATCTGTCTCGTATCCCGTCTCCACCCCCTCTCTCCCATCTGGGCTCAGTGGCTTCTCCATGTGTAAATAAGACATTCAACCCCCCTCGGAGGTCTGAGACACCTAGCACTTTAAAAACTGTACAGACTCCAGCTCGCAAACCTGTCGATTTACCGATGGAGGACGAATGGGTGAATGACGAAGAACTGGCTATGATTGATACTCAAGCATTGCTTGATGGTGATTTACTGTAGGTACATAAGACTGTATGATGATAAGCATGCTACAGCTTTTAAAAACGTGTACAAATGACTGAATGTAAAGGCTGCGTATGGCACatattctgtgttgttttgtagtCTTGCTCAGCTCATTAAAGATGTGAAGTCACTTCACAACAGTAAAATCATGTCATCAGTTCATACTGATCTACATTCTTCAGTCTACTTTTTTGTCTGTAAAACTGATCAGGTTAGAGACAAATTTAGGATTCCATTCCTGCAGTTTAGCTGCATGATTTCCTTGTGCAACATTTGAGGACAAATAACAGGGCTGGTTAGGGAGTCTACTGACACAGCTGTAGATACTGACGGACAGTTAGTTTTTTATAAGTATTAATTTTTTAGTTGGTAGGTAAGAAAGATTTCTACAATAACATACATATACTGATAGAGCAAACAGAAGCTCATGATAGTTATTTTGAAACTAAGGTGTaaggtaattaaaataattggtATTGGCTactaaacaaaaatgaattCTCCACTTTAATAATGAAGATACTAACCTTATGTAATAAAAGGTTATTCAAGTACGTGTTAACTAATGTGTTAAATTAGTTAAAAAATGCTGGAAAATGTCAAATTCACTTTTGAAGGAAGATTACCTTACACTTAAAGTATAAGTATATCTTAAATCAAGTAATCCTTCAGATATATTGGTTTCATAGTAATCAAGCCCACTTCCAGTCATGTTAGCAACACCTTGGCATGCTGTAGATTTGGTGCATTTTGTTCTTGTTTGGTAACTTGTAGTGTTTCACACGCCACTgtgtccagcaggtggcgctgacACGCTCATTCCCGGTTCCCTGTCCGTTaatgaggaggagaagaagaataCGTCACGTCCGTAAACACAAGGCACTTGCATtgtgaaacattgttttattttctgttaagtTGTTGCCCTTATTTATGCATCCTGAATGTGTACGGTGAGCATTAATGAAAAGCGACATTCTCTTTATTATATTACTCTGAAGATAGTGAATTATTTAACTTAACGGGTGTTTTGTTTCACCGTTTTCTGTATGTCGTTAGCTTGTGAGGTGATTATAGTAACGTTAGCTGACGGTTGCCTTGGTTTCGATTTGAGCTTCAgtttatgtaacgttagttaacttaccgTGTGACCTCAGTGAGTTTCTgtacacaaaaaatataaaactgtttttaaatgcGGGTACACATGCTGAAATACTGGTTCCAACATTTTTTTGCTTCAACCGGTTGACCTACTTAACGTTACTGTTATTGTAAtacaatataattaatatacCGTAACAACGAAAAGAACTACACAGattcatcatttaaaatttagtattttgTGGTTGTCcagtgtattaatgtgtttgAATCTGTTTTCATACAGATGTCTCAAACTGAATCATTCTGTACGACCACTCAGGGCATAGGAAACCGTGGCGTGGGTGTGCGTGAAAGAACCGAAGATGGGAGAGCTGACAAAGACACGACATTTGTGAGAAGTGACTCGGCCAGTCCAGAAAGAAATGTGAGGGAGCGTGTGTTAAAGGAGGTAGGACTCACCAGCACCACCTTCATTGGTCCAGCATTTCCTCCAAAAACAACCACAGTCAAGTCTGACATTGAAGACACATTGAGTGAGTTTTACAAAGAGCTTGAGAACATCGACAGACCTGATGGTGCTAATGATAACCCAGGGAATCAAGATGCATGTTTTGTTCAACCACCCATTCCTCCCAAATTTTATGCCAGCAAAGAGACTCAGGGTGTAAGCGAGGAGAAAAGTATTAACACAAGAAAAGCTGCAGAAACAGACTGCTATCAGAACAGCAGTGGACAGAAACATCCACCTTGGCCACACTGGTATCAAAATGAGCCATACTACCCCAGAATGCCGAGGCCAGGCATGGACCGGATCTGTGGCAGAGCTGCTCCTACACAAAGTCAATGGCGTCATCCTCAAACACTGAAGGGACCACCAAACCCAAGATTTCACAGACCCCCATTCCATCGCCCCCCGACCCCATCTGCATTTCCAAATCCACAAAACCGGCCATCACACATGAATCAAAACTGGAGCGGTTCAGGCTTGACAAACCGCTATCAAGAGGAGTCGCATTTTCCAAGATTTTCTAGCTTCCCACCTCCGAATGTATGCAGTCCCACCTCTCAGGACTTTTATGGAGATTCTCCATACCATTTTGACAGGGACGAACGGGGTTGTAGTTATGATGGGAACTCAGATCATGTAAACGCTGGATGGTCTACAAATAGAAAAGAAGAATTGTGTCAGTTGGGTGAAGATTATGACAGGTGGCAGCGATATGATTCAGAAAATGAACTGTGTGAGCATCACTGTGAACCTGTTAACAATAATGCATACCATTCTCCCTTGGTGCTGATCCTGATGAGGGGATTACCAGGGTCTGGAAAATCAACACGGGCCAGGTACGTCTTTTGTCTCCTAAATTACTCAGTTTAAAGAAGTTCCTAGCCTAAACATTAGATTCATGGTACATGTATGTCCCACCTTTCTCACAGGGAGCTGCTTTCCATTGGTCCCAGTGGGCTAATACTGAGCACAGATGACTACTTTGTTCACAGAGATGGCTACCATTATGAACTAGGCCTTCTTGGAGCGGCACATGAATGGAACCAGAGCAGAGGTATTTTCTCCTTTTATGCTCACACGGCATTAACGGTAAAAAAGTTATTCCCATGTCTTGAAAAATGCTTAATCACAAAGGCATTTCTGTCAGACTTATATTAGAACAGTCTTTAGTGTGTTGTCTTCACATTGAGGGTATTTTCAGACATATGAAGAGTAGTTTTCTTTGAAGAGCAGTGGTCTTTGGTAAACAGTTTAAGTCAGAAATATTGTTAGTCCAGTGTCTCAGCCTGTTAATAAAAATCAGTGACATCTCCAACATTAGATGCCCTTTTAGCTAATATAGTAGGTGCATTATGAGAACAACAAGTTTCTTTAGGTGGTGACAGTTTAGAAAATGTGGTTTGATGAGATTTTCTTCAgaactttaacttttttttgtgcTCAATCCCCTTTCAGCTAAAGACGCTATGCGTGATGGCCGATCTCCCATTATTATTGACAATACAAACACCCAAGCCTGGGAAATGAAGCCATATGTCCAAATGGTGGGTATGGGATTGAGTGTTCAGTTATGGTGTACCACACCACTTTCATAGATCCTAatagaaatgtaaaattttTTGACAGGCCTTGGAGAGAGGATACAAAGTGGACTTTTGTGAACCTGACACCAGCTGGAAGTTTGATCCTTATGAACTGGAGAAGTATGATTTCTTACTTATCATATTATCTTTACATGCCAGTGCAGAAAAATGTATAGAAACTTACACATTACCACACTAAACTGTTTTCCTTGCAGGAAGAACAAGCACGGAGTTCCCCAGGAAAAGATTGCACAGATGATGGATCGTTTTTCATTTCCCATATCCGTAGACATCGTCATGAATTCACAAGAGCCGTCTCATGTCAACCAGAGACGTCGACCAGAGCAACCACAGATGATAATGAAAACCAGAGCTTTCCATTAGTTTTCAGAGGAATTTAACCAGCCAAATAATTTGCCTTGAAGAacacttttttaatatttttaactgctgttttacatgatttttattattattttgtatactgtacatttatataaagagaTAAGAATTTTTTTTCTGAAGTTCTCATAATTAATTTCTAATGTGTAACATCTGTTGAAtcaattattttgtattaaatgaCTGATTTTTCAAACTTGCCCTTTTATGTGTGTTCTGTACAAAATGCAACTACATGGAAAACCAATAGGTTGTCCTCATCTGACTAATTTTTAATCTTTATCTAAAAGGATTACCAATTGGACACTCTGCATGGACACTCTGCTTAtgaatttaattttttactgttttatgtctATATGGTGGGAAAATTTCCTTCATAAAAGAGTCGTCAGGAGAAATCTTTTAAGTCAGAAATTAGGAAGGGATCTTGTAATAGTCAGTATGAACAAGAGGAATTATTACATCAAGCAAAACCTGTTCCACTGTTCCGGGGTGCACTTTACTATAGTTTTTTGACAGAATAATTGTGAACCTATTATTTAAATACAACCAGTGGAGTGTTTGACCTCTTGTAGCGCCGGGTACCTATTTTGCTCGTCTCATGGGGGCGTACATGCCAGGGCTGATGCGATACACATTCCCACCAATGGCCTCACAGTATTAGCCTCCAGGTGGTGGTAATGACAAAGATATGCAGCTATGGCTCGGCCAAGGGAGGAAAGGAGATGAGTACCTGCTAggaaacatggatgtaaacaatgcaggtttcagTGTTGTTCTTTTCAAATTGGCTTTGCAGGTATTACATAACAAATGAAAAGCACTCGTGTTAGACTTCTAGGTGAGTAACactaaatgtaaacacaactcTTGGTTGTTTACatgaaaactccacagggcacctttaagtTGAAGTGTGAAAGTGAAGCATTGGTAAATATAACACTAGTTCAAAATATTCGTAGACTGTTAGGTCTCTGTGAACTGAATTTCTCATGAGACCTTCTTGTCCAAAGCAGAATAACTCCATAACTGCATGAGACCTAATCATACTGAAAGCTCTGACATAGAGCAGAATAACAGTGAGTGTGAATAGTTCTGTGTCTGAGATGATTCATTATTGTGTCTCACAGGAAATCACACTGCCATTGTATTCCCCCTGGTCTTCATTAAAGCAGCACACAGAGGTGCTGTTTTGTTGATGTCATTCTTTTTCCAGTGAAGTTTTGTGGAGAGCCAGGAATTCTTTTTCTCTGGACTTCAGACTATTCTATGTAAACACATCTCCATTTGAGCTTGAAAATTTGATCCAACTGGTTTCTGATTCTACATAATATATGTAGTTGACTGAAATCTTtgttaatgtgttattttctaTGGAAATTATACCATATTAGACACCAGTATTTTATTGCTCCCTCTGAATATTTTTCTGTGGAGCTTCATGTGACAGATCTGGGTTACCTGTCTTGTTAAAATagccaaaaagaaaacactgacaaCTGGATGTGTTGAAGAAACGAGAGGTGGAGGCTGAAAACACTAGAAGTGGGTGGACCAAATGACACAGACATCTTACCAGTCCAAATGATATTTACTGCTGTTCCATTGTCTTGTATGATATTTCCATTAATTCATTCACTGCTGTTGAACAGACATCACACAGATTTCAGCAGCACTTTCATCTTGAAAGCTGtgcatttttcagttttgtttgtcAGTTGGTTTTGAAGACGTTTCACTAACCTAGAAGACGTGATTTGCTGAGGAGCATGGCGATCCCTCCACCAGCAATGGGTTTTCATTATGATGAAGTTAATGGATGATAAGATAATATTTGGTAATCTTCAGCAAACAGGAACATATTTGCTGACTCTTTTGTAATGTTTCAAGGTTCACTGATGACTCAGGCTGCAGTATATATAGTGTACCTTTGTCAGCAGCTTCCTGTCTTTTCTCTGGAGCTTTATTAACATCACACTGACCTTGATCTATTGAATCCAGTGCCAGTGATTTAGGAGTTAAGGAAATAATGTCAATCACAGTGTTTTCCGCAGTATATATAAGGTGATGTGCCAGCATATAGTTGATTTAGGTAAATGTGTTACAGCCTGGACAATGTCAACCTTGGGGGAGAAGCAAAAAAACATGCATGGTTTGGGATTATAGTAACTTAATCTGCAACAGGTACAAGAAAGGAATTGCAAAACTGCTGAATAAATAATGAAGATATTTAAAACGAAGAAAGAGATATTTTCACACACTTTCCACAAAGTAAAATGATGGTTGAGAGTAAGATTATGTTAAATGTGAAGTGCAGTGATCCGTCTCTTTCATAACTTGCCTACAATTTTGAACTACTAGACTTCTAATTTGTAATATCAATTTAATGATTTAGAAATGTCATGAGGGCACTTTGGGTAACTTACTACAATCTTGATATTGAATATTTATGCAATTACTTGTTTGTGTAAAAGATTTTAAAGTCCCTAAAAATGTGTACGACGACCTTGTGTAAGAGAATCAATATGGAAGCAGTTTTAAAGGAGCTTAATTTCCTTGTGTGATTGACAATGTCTCCCTTTTCTCCAATGTCAGTTAGCCATTTGAGTCATTGAGAATTGTTCAACATGTAGCATCAACATGTAGTATCATCATTTATTGGAATCTAAAACACTAGTCCTCACATACATGATGAAAAAGAGATCAATCAGTAAGTCACTTAGgaaaattaatcaataaatgaGACTATATAAACTGTAATGAGAAGGTACGATGTTGAACTACACTAAAGCAGAAATACCTTCAGTAATTTTTGTAAGATTTTCctgtaattataaataattttgtcccagttttattttacagtaacatATGTTGTAGAggatgtgttttatatttgcttGTGTATAAAACAGTGCCCAGTGCTTTAGTGGTTCTATCTTTTTCATTTGAATATTGAATGTAGAGTGAAACAATCTCTTTGCAAATCAAATCAAGAACACAATCATATTCTCAGCAAGGAGCAGGACATTAGCTGCATTTTGTATCATTCAACATCCTAGACCTTAATAAAGCCGGGGTGTGTGCAGGAGCACTGAACACTCTGATGGGAGTGATAAGAACTTCTCTTTCCACAGAAAACAAGattattctgttttaaaacctgAGCCAACACACCAAATTCTTCTCAACAGTTTGACCTCATACAGACAAGCTTCAGTTGACACAGAGCTAAAAGGGATGGTCAGTTTGCATCCTTCACACTGGTAATCTCAGGAAGTCTAGGAACAGGGCCTTGCTTGTGATTTGTATTGGTAGTTGTTGAGATTTCAATTTCTGCTTTGATTAAAATGACAAGTAGAGCATCTGGAAACTCCAATTTGTTGAAACGCTCTTGAGGCAAGCTTTCAGTCAGTGACCTTCAAGCATCCTTAGAAATTACATTCCTATTTTTAGAAAGGATAAGGTTTTCTTCCTATCATTAAACTGTTTGTTGAATTTTGGTTCTTGTGCCTCCGTCAAGCCTTTTATCTGATGAGGATTTCAACTTTGATTAAaactgattgatttattttttatgtattttaagtAAAGCTAAGTTGGATTTTCGCAATCCATATACACAATAAATTGTTTGCAACCTTGTAGATCACTTTACATTTCATGGTACAGCAAATCTTTCATATACACTTGTTTATTATTACTCTTCCAAAGGAATTAAATCACCCCACATCAAGAAATCCTTTCTTCATTATACAGTAAAACTACCAGCAAGGCTATGCCAACCATGAACTGTAATTTGTGCAACAGTGACACAATATCCTGCTGCCAACAGGATGTCAGAAACAGGAAAGGTCATACATTTTAATTCTGGAGGAGCTAACGTGCCCATGCTTCCTGCATTCGCACCACATAAATTATTGTCAACAGAAATGTGTACACAAAATGTACACCTGAAACCTAAACacttaaaacttattttgtaCCCACATTTTGGTTTATTTG
Proteins encoded:
- the n4bp2l2 gene encoding NEDD4-binding protein 2-like 2 isoform X1 — its product is MRRRRRIRHMSQTESFCTTTQGIGNRGVGVRERTEDGRADKDTTFVRSDSASPERNVRERVLKEVGLTSTTFIGPAFPPKTTTVKSDIEDTLSEFYKELENIDRPDGANDNPGNQDACFVQPPIPPKFYASKETQGVSEEKSINTRKAAETDCYQNSSGQKHPPWPHWYQNEPYYPRMPRPGMDRICGRAAPTQSQWRHPQTLKGPPNPRFHRPPFHRPPTPSAFPNPQNRPSHMNQNWSGSGLTNRYQEESHFPRFSSFPPPNVCSPTSQDFYGDSPYHFDRDERGCSYDGNSDHVNAGWSTNRKEELCQLGEDYDRWQRYDSENELCEHHCEPVNNNAYHSPLVLILMRGLPGSGKSTRARELLSIGPSGLILSTDDYFVHRDGYHYELGLLGAAHEWNQSRAKDAMRDGRSPIIIDNTNTQAWEMKPYVQMALERGYKVDFCEPDTSWKFDPYELEKKNKHGVPQEKIAQMMDRFSFPISVDIVMNSQEPSHVNQRRRPEQPQMIMKTRAFH
- the n4bp2l2 gene encoding NEDD4-binding protein 2-like 2 isoform X2 gives rise to the protein MCTMSQTESFCTTTQGIGNRGVGVRERTEDGRADKDTTFVRSDSASPERNVRERVLKEVGLTSTTFIGPAFPPKTTTVKSDIEDTLSEFYKELENIDRPDGANDNPGNQDACFVQPPIPPKFYASKETQGVSEEKSINTRKAAETDCYQNSSGQKHPPWPHWYQNEPYYPRMPRPGMDRICGRAAPTQSQWRHPQTLKGPPNPRFHRPPFHRPPTPSAFPNPQNRPSHMNQNWSGSGLTNRYQEESHFPRFSSFPPPNVCSPTSQDFYGDSPYHFDRDERGCSYDGNSDHVNAGWSTNRKEELCQLGEDYDRWQRYDSENELCEHHCEPVNNNAYHSPLVLILMRGLPGSGKSTRARELLSIGPSGLILSTDDYFVHRDGYHYELGLLGAAHEWNQSRAKDAMRDGRSPIIIDNTNTQAWEMKPYVQMALERGYKVDFCEPDTSWKFDPYELEKKNKHGVPQEKIAQMMDRFSFPISVDIVMNSQEPSHVNQRRRPEQPQMIMKTRAFH
- the n4bp2l2 gene encoding NEDD4-binding protein 2-like 2 isoform X4, which produces MCTGIGNRGVGVRERTEDGRADKDTTFVRSDSASPERNVRERVLKEVGLTSTTFIGPAFPPKTTTVKSDIEDTLSEFYKELENIDRPDGANDNPGNQDACFVQPPIPPKFYASKETQGVSEEKSINTRKAAETDCYQNSSGQKHPPWPHWYQNEPYYPRMPRPGMDRICGRAAPTQSQWRHPQTLKGPPNPRFHRPPFHRPPTPSAFPNPQNRPSHMNQNWSGSGLTNRYQEESHFPRFSSFPPPNVCSPTSQDFYGDSPYHFDRDERGCSYDGNSDHVNAGWSTNRKEELCQLGEDYDRWQRYDSENELCEHHCEPVNNNAYHSPLVLILMRGLPGSGKSTRARELLSIGPSGLILSTDDYFVHRDGYHYELGLLGAAHEWNQSRAKDAMRDGRSPIIIDNTNTQAWEMKPYVQMALERGYKVDFCEPDTSWKFDPYELEKKNKHGVPQEKIAQMMDRFSFPISVDIVMNSQEPSHVNQRRRPEQPQMIMKTRAFH
- the n4bp2l2 gene encoding NEDD4-binding protein 2-like 2 isoform X3: MSQTESFCTTTQGIGNRGVGVRERTEDGRADKDTTFVRSDSASPERNVRERVLKEVGLTSTTFIGPAFPPKTTTVKSDIEDTLSEFYKELENIDRPDGANDNPGNQDACFVQPPIPPKFYASKETQGVSEEKSINTRKAAETDCYQNSSGQKHPPWPHWYQNEPYYPRMPRPGMDRICGRAAPTQSQWRHPQTLKGPPNPRFHRPPFHRPPTPSAFPNPQNRPSHMNQNWSGSGLTNRYQEESHFPRFSSFPPPNVCSPTSQDFYGDSPYHFDRDERGCSYDGNSDHVNAGWSTNRKEELCQLGEDYDRWQRYDSENELCEHHCEPVNNNAYHSPLVLILMRGLPGSGKSTRARELLSIGPSGLILSTDDYFVHRDGYHYELGLLGAAHEWNQSRAKDAMRDGRSPIIIDNTNTQAWEMKPYVQMALERGYKVDFCEPDTSWKFDPYELEKKNKHGVPQEKIAQMMDRFSFPISVDIVMNSQEPSHVNQRRRPEQPQMIMKTRAFH